Proteins co-encoded in one Leptospira dzoumogneensis genomic window:
- a CDS encoding AMP-dependent synthetase/ligase yields the protein MEPLKLPFLNSQTLYWTLKSSTDSFKEHPAQFFKPDGKTYKSLNFKELGELVTRIGLGLISIGVKKGENVGLIADSGHRWIWASMGITNIGSVDVPRGTDSTLEDLIYILNHSKAEVCFAGNSEVVRKIGSSSASFPHLKTVILFESSHHSEQRHLFKLLHLDDLISSGDRWIQEKGELEFHSRGESIQESDLATIVYTSGTTGRPKGVMLTHRNIVFNVNMSLALDDVRITPEDRTMAYLPPWHIAERLIETACVRAGASEAFTSISSLGQDLQDIKPTFLLSVPRVWESFYNKVQDKLKDASPVAKFIFKSFQSVADSYYKYKSRLFGLEFALKPRSFFGEFFHRMSGLFGTLFWFAPNILAQLLFSKIRKSLGGKLKFAISGAGALPEYIDRFFNSIGIPILEGYGMTETSGASTRRRLDKITVGTLGRCIPGVEIKILNEKGEEIHEPGVKGIAWHKGGHIMQGYYLDPEKTAETMKDGWLNSGDLLLWTSQGELKYAGRAKDTIVLLGGENLEPEPIEFALTQSELILQAMIVGHDQKTLSALLVPDWEALDKQLRDWKSKLLQEIADPNSDPDVRELFKKEIKERVSSKNGFKNFEKVSNFYLLPKKFEPGDELTMTMKVKRNVVSDKYKNQIDELFR from the coding sequence ATGGAACCTCTTAAACTCCCCTTCTTAAACTCTCAGACATTATATTGGACTTTAAAATCTTCTACGGATTCTTTTAAGGAACATCCTGCTCAATTTTTTAAACCGGATGGTAAAACTTATAAATCCTTAAATTTTAAAGAGCTGGGTGAACTAGTGACTAGGATCGGTTTGGGTCTTATATCCATTGGAGTCAAAAAAGGAGAGAATGTAGGTTTAATCGCAGATTCAGGACATCGTTGGATCTGGGCGAGTATGGGTATTACGAATATCGGAAGTGTGGATGTACCTAGAGGAACCGACTCCACACTCGAAGATCTGATCTATATTTTAAACCATTCCAAAGCGGAAGTTTGTTTTGCGGGAAATTCGGAAGTGGTCCGTAAGATCGGTTCTTCTTCCGCATCTTTTCCTCATTTAAAAACAGTCATTCTATTCGAATCTTCTCATCATTCCGAGCAAAGACATCTATTCAAACTTTTGCATCTAGATGATCTAATCTCTTCGGGAGACAGATGGATCCAAGAAAAAGGAGAATTAGAATTTCATTCTAGAGGAGAATCCATCCAAGAGTCCGATCTTGCAACTATCGTTTATACTTCCGGGACCACAGGTCGTCCTAAGGGAGTGATGCTGACTCATAGGAACATAGTGTTTAACGTGAATATGTCCTTGGCCTTGGACGATGTTCGCATCACTCCGGAAGACAGGACCATGGCCTATCTTCCTCCTTGGCATATCGCGGAAAGATTGATCGAGACTGCATGTGTCAGAGCAGGAGCCTCGGAAGCATTCACTTCAATTTCCAGTCTGGGACAGGATCTGCAGGATATCAAACCTACATTCCTTCTTTCAGTACCTAGAGTTTGGGAAAGTTTTTATAATAAGGTACAGGATAAACTGAAGGATGCTTCTCCCGTCGCTAAATTCATTTTCAAAAGTTTCCAGTCGGTAGCAGATTCTTATTATAAATATAAGAGCAGACTTTTTGGTCTGGAATTCGCTTTAAAACCTAGATCTTTTTTCGGAGAATTTTTCCATAGAATGAGCGGACTATTCGGCACACTCTTCTGGTTCGCACCGAATATATTAGCTCAATTACTTTTTTCTAAAATACGAAAAAGCCTGGGTGGAAAATTAAAATTCGCGATCTCAGGAGCAGGAGCACTTCCTGAGTATATAGATAGATTTTTTAATTCTATAGGAATTCCGATCTTAGAGGGATACGGAATGACCGAAACGAGCGGAGCTTCCACCAGAAGAAGATTAGATAAGATCACAGTTGGCACCTTGGGAAGGTGTATCCCAGGTGTGGAAATTAAGATCTTAAATGAGAAGGGAGAAGAGATACACGAACCCGGGGTAAAAGGGATCGCTTGGCATAAAGGCGGTCATATTATGCAGGGATACTATTTGGATCCTGAAAAAACTGCGGAGACCATGAAGGACGGCTGGCTGAATTCAGGGGACCTTCTTCTTTGGACCTCCCAAGGAGAGTTAAAATACGCGGGAAGAGCCAAGGACACGATCGTACTTTTAGGCGGAGAAAATTTGGAGCCGGAGCCTATCGAATTCGCTCTTACCCAAAGCGAGTTGATCCTGCAGGCAATGATAGTGGGCCACGACCAAAAAACGTTAAGCGCCCTTCTTGTCCCGGATTGGGAAGCATTAGACAAACAGTTACGGGATTGGAAATCCAAATTATTACAAGAAATCGCCGATCCGAATTCCGATCCTGACGTGAGAGAATTGTTCAAAAAGGAAATTAAAGAGAGAGTTTCCTCTAAAAACGGTTTTAAAAATTTCGAAAAAGTATCTAATTTTTACCTTCTTCCCAAAAAATTCGAACCTGGAGACGAGTTAACCATGACTATGAAGGTGAAGAGGAACGTCGTCTCGGATAAATATAAGAATCAAATAGATGAATTATTCAGATAA
- a CDS encoding sensor domain-containing diguanylate cyclase, with protein MPKDSETFEKIETSKTRNRLPLVLWTALLSLALPYSYFADPVREQGPVLHLDSHSAGKIPLREEISYFKDMEGTLTWEDISASDSEVEFKKNTDRMPNFGYDPSPYWLKFSVEAEESLSEERFLTLEYPHIDYVDVYWKDSKGREGEFHTGDMLPFRERPIAERYFVFPLTLEDKGKIEVFIRVKTEGSLTLPLHLVTKSNLEHSSRISLLIDGIYFGALGVMVFYNFFLFLGIREKTYIYYVILIFAVTYFLIMSSGYGFWFLVPNSPKFVNSSFIVATCIAMIFLGLFAEEYLQTRDTYPILHIFIRGLTIVWSILTILPVFIALRYLMPFTAILPILEILVLMIISLVQSVRKDRKARIFLSAWIFSLLGVFIFSLNRLGLFDSEEMASGMLKIGVLSNVILLSLGLVDRINTFQKEKEEYKERADKLFELSLMDPLTGVANRRFFDQELEREWNRSVRTERPLSLLMIDVDFFKAYNDTYGHLKGDQVLFQVAQALKECLNRSSDMIARYGGEEFSVILPDTPVEGAIVVALNMLQTVEDMGIPHSESTFTRVTVSIGVSSNTDRDIHSYQELLGLADKNLYDSKAFGRNHIRH; from the coding sequence ATGCCAAAAGATTCCGAGACATTCGAAAAGATCGAAACATCCAAGACTCGGAATCGCCTTCCTCTTGTTTTATGGACGGCGTTGCTTTCTCTCGCCCTCCCCTATTCTTATTTTGCGGACCCTGTTCGGGAACAGGGTCCTGTGCTTCATTTAGATTCTCATTCTGCCGGTAAAATCCCTCTTAGAGAAGAGATCTCTTATTTCAAAGATATGGAAGGAACACTTACCTGGGAGGATATCTCCGCTTCCGATTCGGAAGTTGAATTCAAAAAGAATACGGATAGAATGCCCAACTTCGGCTATGACCCTTCTCCTTATTGGCTTAAGTTCTCTGTAGAAGCGGAAGAATCTCTTTCGGAAGAACGTTTTCTTACCTTAGAATATCCTCATATAGATTATGTGGATGTGTATTGGAAAGATTCCAAAGGGAGAGAAGGTGAATTCCATACGGGAGACATGCTTCCATTCCGAGAAAGACCGATCGCAGAGAGATATTTCGTATTTCCTTTAACCTTAGAAGACAAGGGAAAGATAGAAGTGTTCATCCGAGTCAAGACGGAAGGATCTCTCACTCTTCCTCTTCATTTGGTTACCAAATCCAATCTGGAACATTCTTCCAGGATCTCATTACTTATAGACGGGATCTATTTCGGCGCACTGGGAGTGATGGTATTCTATAATTTTTTCTTATTTTTAGGGATCAGAGAGAAAACATATATATATTATGTAATTCTAATTTTTGCAGTGACCTACTTTTTGATCATGAGTTCAGGTTATGGATTCTGGTTTCTGGTCCCGAATTCCCCTAAATTTGTGAATTCTTCCTTTATCGTGGCAACATGTATCGCAATGATATTTTTGGGTCTATTTGCGGAGGAATATCTACAAACAAGGGATACTTATCCGATCCTGCATATATTCATCCGAGGGCTTACGATCGTATGGTCTATTCTTACGATCCTGCCTGTATTCATAGCCTTAAGATATCTAATGCCTTTTACTGCGATCCTTCCTATTTTGGAGATCTTGGTATTGATGATCATTTCGCTGGTACAGAGTGTTCGAAAGGATAGAAAGGCCAGGATCTTTTTAAGTGCATGGATATTCAGCTTACTAGGAGTATTCATATTCTCACTGAATAGGCTAGGGCTTTTTGATTCGGAAGAGATGGCTTCCGGAATGCTGAAGATAGGAGTTTTGAGTAACGTTATTCTTCTTTCTTTGGGACTTGTGGATAGGATCAATACCTTCCAGAAGGAAAAAGAGGAATATAAGGAAAGAGCGGATAAACTATTTGAACTTTCTCTAATGGATCCTTTAACGGGTGTCGCCAACAGAAGATTTTTCGATCAGGAATTGGAGCGAGAATGGAACCGATCCGTTAGGACGGAAAGACCACTTTCTCTTTTAATGATAGATGTGGACTTCTTCAAGGCGTATAACGATACCTACGGACATTTAAAAGGGGACCAAGTTCTTTTCCAAGTGGCCCAAGCATTAAAAGAATGTTTAAATCGTTCTTCCGATATGATCGCAAGATACGGAGGAGAGGAATTCTCCGTTATTCTTCCTGACACTCCTGTCGAAGGTGCCATTGTAGTTGCCTTGAACATGTTACAGACAGTCGAAGATATGGGGATACCTCATTCAGAGAGTACATTCACTAGAGTTACCGTTTCTATTGGTGTTTCCAGTAATACGGATCGTGATATCCATTCTTACCAAGAATTATTGGGATTAGCTGATAAAAACCTATACGATTCCAAAGCATTCGGTCGAAATCATATACGTCATTGA
- a CDS encoding polysaccharide deacetylase family protein: MYKQISRFSILLVLVIFTSSVLSAGPVREFLSSDSKSKKNQEEEEGPKPSAPKREIPRSEETSSPSPKIEAKVKKEKEESVASAEPSSQKSKRVQRRKKGKNKVSKKEKQEIKEKEKETASKKYENSLPGVSGLPPKTEYDTKDPNTNAELGHGKGIPVLCYHHLVGNQDPMGGYNLDPSLLEEQFKYLKSLGYQTISLDQFYQYQQGKTGSDFPSRPVLLTFDDGSLTHRDVLVPLLKKYGMRASVFIYPTVISNPRYKFYLSWAQLKEALDSGVLDIGSHTVYHPKLPAMSRAEIRSQLKDSKATLEAKTGRKIQDLAYPFGLFDVRVIEEAKAAGYRMAFTVNPGKNVPGTYAYTIHRSLVTWGMSQSRFNSILSASPPVKIQLGVLDGSWVKPGDTFPVIVEGLDPKSVAIKISGKEGIAQRKSNTEYIIRIPEFKKTTYPAMTVIGKTPSGKRSETQFLFVNRKEFKKDPD; this comes from the coding sequence ATGTATAAACAAATCAGCCGCTTTTCCATTTTACTCGTTCTAGTGATTTTCACTTCTTCCGTACTTTCTGCAGGACCTGTACGTGAATTTTTAAGTTCCGACTCTAAGTCCAAAAAGAACCAAGAAGAGGAAGAAGGTCCTAAACCTTCCGCTCCTAAAAGAGAAATTCCTAGATCGGAAGAAACTTCTTCACCTTCTCCTAAGATAGAAGCAAAGGTTAAAAAAGAAAAAGAAGAATCTGTGGCTTCTGCGGAACCTTCTTCCCAAAAATCCAAAAGAGTACAGCGCAGGAAAAAAGGGAAAAACAAGGTCTCTAAAAAGGAAAAGCAGGAGATTAAAGAGAAGGAAAAAGAAACTGCCTCTAAGAAATACGAAAATTCTCTTCCTGGAGTTTCAGGACTTCCTCCTAAAACCGAATACGATACTAAAGACCCGAATACAAATGCGGAATTAGGCCATGGAAAAGGGATCCCTGTTTTATGTTATCATCACTTGGTTGGGAACCAGGATCCAATGGGTGGATATAATTTAGATCCCAGCCTTTTAGAAGAACAATTTAAGTATCTCAAGTCTTTAGGTTACCAGACTATCAGTCTGGACCAATTCTACCAATACCAACAGGGAAAGACCGGTTCCGATTTCCCTTCTCGTCCTGTTCTTTTAACTTTTGATGACGGGTCTTTAACTCACAGAGATGTGCTTGTTCCTTTATTGAAAAAATATGGGATGAGAGCTTCCGTTTTTATTTATCCAACCGTGATTTCCAATCCTAGATACAAATTTTATCTAAGCTGGGCCCAATTGAAAGAAGCTTTGGACAGTGGAGTTTTAGATATAGGCTCTCATACGGTATACCATCCTAAATTACCTGCAATGTCTAGAGCGGAGATCAGAAGCCAGCTCAAAGATTCCAAGGCAACTCTTGAGGCTAAAACCGGAAGAAAGATCCAGGACCTCGCTTATCCATTCGGATTATTCGACGTTCGAGTGATAGAAGAAGCAAAGGCCGCAGGTTATAGAATGGCATTCACTGTAAATCCTGGGAAGAACGTTCCCGGTACTTATGCTTATACGATCCATAGATCCTTGGTAACTTGGGGAATGTCCCAGTCCAGGTTCAATTCTATCTTAAGCGCTTCTCCGCCTGTTAAGATCCAACTAGGAGTCCTGGATGGTTCTTGGGTAAAACCAGGAGATACTTTTCCGGTTATAGTAGAAGGTCTAGACCCTAAGTCTGTGGCGATCAAGATCAGCGGCAAAGAAGGTATCGCCCAAAGAAAGTCGAATACAGAATATATCATTAGAATTCCTGAATTCAAAAAGACTACTTATCCGGCCATGACTGTGATTGGCAAAACTCCTTCCGGCAAAAGAAGTGAAACTCAATTTTTATTCGTAAATAGAAAAGAGTTTAAAAAAGACCCCGACTAA
- a CDS encoding LB099 family protein, which produces MDYEKEKKKLLSAKTPEQYIEFSIKSKLEGPKKSSITTEWLNKSGYTIDDIKYARNRHPFWREKRNKGSYERNSRRLEYHNYYKTDEKIVWDDAKLSKFYDLNQEGNADHELARLFKTSIPAVNHIRRKFRFSTILLELEKKKPNKAAVIKLSAHSESVLKRLIKEKGKK; this is translated from the coding sequence ATGGATTACGAAAAGGAAAAAAAGAAACTCCTCTCTGCGAAAACGCCAGAGCAGTACATTGAATTTTCCATCAAATCAAAACTAGAAGGACCTAAGAAGTCCAGTATTACCACAGAATGGTTAAATAAATCCGGTTATACTATAGATGACATAAAATATGCAAGGAATAGGCATCCTTTTTGGAGAGAAAAAAGAAACAAAGGCTCTTACGAAAGAAACAGCCGTCGTCTAGAATACCATAACTACTATAAGACGGACGAAAAGATCGTTTGGGATGATGCCAAACTTTCCAAGTTTTACGACCTGAATCAGGAAGGAAATGCGGATCATGAACTGGCTAGACTTTTCAAAACTTCTATTCCTGCTGTGAACCATATTCGCAGAAAGTTCCGTTTTTCCACCATTCTACTAGAACTGGAAAAAAAGAAACCGAACAAAGCTGCGGTTATTAAACTAAGCGCTCATTCAGAATCTGTTCTGAAACGTTTGATTAAGGAAAAAGGAAAAAAATAA
- a CDS encoding exodeoxyribonuclease V subunit gamma produces the protein MSIRVHSSDNLADLSEALSGSLREEISRQDGLYSPTVIIPNKSMETWLNLDLVHRFGVVFNIRFLFLEKFLEELLLEKYSPEIDPKSRPFLQGESRKFQIYETLLLDQEFLQKYPILKNYLLPSARLTPDPVRLLDLSGRLAKYFKDYELHRQDWIRNWLGEKYSLLRLPGEDIWEEVATQSEIFFFQKELYSYLTNSDPSKETLIQYSMRNLGFESKVKKHSPKNVYLFALSQLSSTYISIFQNLLPEIHLEVFQFGVPDGEPVTGTERNQICRNWANSFRSLKRSWEISGAEFSHSIKKEKQPKTVLSEFKEYLGRSEYKVASRLVPDESLQILEAPGKVREVEAVFHHILSTLSESKETKLTDFGIFCSDLSEYRPALEFVFEGGIQAKLAEKSGSQIKTLPYSIRDVLASETSAYISGILSLFPLLSKERSRADIFKLLRNPCFQSKWELEPSWVEEWAKLSEDLELYQDDSLSEDQPLAFSFRKGFLRLAAGNILSAEEEEDLPVSPFDSGSSSSVSTWIGIWKRVSFLLEEFASLVSDRTTSGEKILDSLSDLLIELFSSPSSNPIEVEIEKNIIDSLYELRSVQWDPKTFKDRLKFLEAFFKQTGGEIQVRKGQYLTGGITVSSLQPMRPIPFRHVYILGLGEGLFPGTDDTSAFNLRHLAPREGDINVRGLNQSLLYETILSAKQSLVLSFVAEDITKDESIAPSSSLLLLEQALKENILVPETSVRVKIPLNKHSKEYFIQKETSSSKFAEKFRKNYDLSSSLLYGKEEDKEYYRRTVLGNFQAGPSVKKENPDLETIDWNDLVRFAKSPLSYHLQRRFGLYSEEISESESATEEPFRISDNFKFMKELWSYSMERTEKDIQNSLDRLFSIWEKRGNIPRGIYGDAEFLTKSEKVGKISEAVSEILSDTEILSGFTFGESPKKGNLLSLPIIPLEISNGAKINLTGLKEDVFLKKEMDGTFTLILVYPNSKKKFKNLIEPFLIQSLLDLIPSQNIPRSVTAIFGYGDKPVILNMNREGGEIYRKKFLSDLVYEFYDQSISLVSPGIWEDFPDRTEIDLNDPQNLNLLSQEYKTWAQESVQYDPEIYLDEIIRLLPYSQNYISEKDFYLCLKLYHPLEKVFYAEK, from the coding sequence ATGAGCATACGAGTACATAGTTCCGACAATCTTGCGGATTTATCCGAAGCATTATCCGGATCCTTGAGAGAAGAGATCTCTAGGCAGGACGGACTGTATTCTCCGACTGTGATCATCCCAAACAAAAGTATGGAGACATGGTTGAACCTGGATCTGGTCCATAGATTCGGTGTGGTATTCAATATCAGATTTTTGTTCTTGGAAAAGTTTTTAGAAGAGCTTCTTCTCGAAAAATATTCTCCGGAGATCGATCCAAAATCCAGACCGTTCCTCCAAGGCGAATCCAGAAAATTCCAGATCTACGAGACCTTACTCCTAGATCAGGAATTCCTACAAAAGTATCCGATCCTCAAAAACTATCTTTTGCCTTCCGCAAGATTGACTCCGGACCCTGTCAGGCTCTTGGATCTGTCCGGACGTTTGGCAAAATATTTCAAGGACTATGAACTTCATAGACAGGACTGGATCAGGAACTGGCTGGGAGAAAAATATTCACTTCTAAGATTACCAGGAGAAGATATTTGGGAAGAAGTCGCCACCCAGTCGGAAATTTTTTTCTTCCAGAAAGAGCTCTATTCTTATCTCACAAATTCTGATCCTTCTAAAGAAACTTTGATCCAATATTCGATGAGAAATCTTGGCTTTGAGTCCAAGGTCAAAAAACATTCTCCAAAGAATGTGTATCTATTTGCGTTATCTCAACTTTCAAGTACCTATATTTCTATTTTTCAGAACCTTCTTCCTGAAATTCATTTGGAAGTTTTTCAATTCGGAGTTCCTGACGGAGAGCCGGTCACCGGGACCGAAAGAAATCAAATCTGTAGAAACTGGGCGAATTCGTTTCGTTCCTTAAAAAGATCCTGGGAGATCTCCGGAGCGGAATTTTCACATTCTATTAAAAAAGAAAAACAGCCAAAAACAGTTTTATCCGAGTTCAAAGAATATCTTGGACGATCAGAATATAAGGTAGCATCTAGACTTGTTCCTGACGAGAGCTTACAAATTTTAGAAGCACCCGGAAAAGTCAGAGAAGTAGAAGCGGTATTCCATCATATTTTATCCACTTTATCAGAATCTAAAGAAACCAAATTAACCGATTTTGGGATATTCTGTTCCGACCTTTCCGAATATAGACCCGCCTTAGAGTTTGTATTCGAAGGCGGTATACAAGCAAAACTTGCGGAGAAGTCCGGCAGCCAAATAAAGACATTACCTTATAGCATCAGGGATGTGCTCGCTTCGGAAACAAGCGCTTACATCAGCGGGATACTTTCCTTATTTCCATTACTCTCCAAGGAAAGATCCAGAGCGGATATTTTTAAACTACTTAGAAACCCTTGTTTCCAGTCCAAATGGGAATTAGAACCTTCTTGGGTAGAGGAATGGGCAAAACTTTCCGAAGACTTGGAATTATACCAAGATGATTCATTGTCGGAAGACCAACCACTTGCATTCTCTTTTCGAAAAGGTTTTTTACGTTTAGCAGCCGGGAACATATTATCAGCGGAAGAAGAGGAAGATCTGCCTGTCTCTCCTTTCGACTCTGGATCAAGTTCTTCCGTATCTACATGGATAGGGATTTGGAAACGTGTATCTTTCTTATTGGAAGAATTTGCCTCTTTAGTTTCGGATCGGACAACCTCCGGAGAAAAAATTCTAGATTCTTTATCCGATCTGCTTATAGAATTATTTTCCTCTCCTTCTTCCAATCCGATCGAAGTTGAAATAGAAAAAAATATTATAGATTCATTATATGAATTGAGATCCGTTCAATGGGATCCCAAAACTTTCAAAGATAGACTCAAATTTTTAGAGGCATTTTTCAAACAAACCGGTGGAGAGATACAAGTTCGAAAAGGACAATATCTAACCGGAGGGATTACAGTATCTTCTCTCCAACCTATGCGCCCTATCCCGTTCCGACACGTATATATTTTAGGACTGGGAGAAGGTTTATTCCCTGGAACAGACGACACCTCCGCATTCAATCTAAGACATTTAGCTCCTCGTGAAGGAGATATAAATGTAAGAGGTTTAAACCAATCTCTTTTATATGAAACGATTCTCTCCGCAAAACAAAGCCTAGTTCTATCATTCGTTGCGGAAGATATTACAAAAGACGAAAGTATTGCTCCTTCTTCTTCCTTACTTTTGCTTGAGCAGGCTTTAAAAGAAAATATATTAGTTCCTGAAACTTCCGTCAGGGTCAAAATCCCTTTAAACAAACATAGCAAAGAATACTTTATACAAAAAGAAACTTCCTCTTCAAAGTTTGCGGAGAAGTTCCGTAAAAATTACGACCTTTCTTCTTCTCTTCTCTATGGGAAAGAAGAAGATAAAGAATATTATCGCAGAACAGTGCTCGGGAATTTCCAGGCCGGTCCTTCCGTAAAAAAAGAAAATCCGGATCTAGAAACTATAGATTGGAATGATCTGGTCCGATTCGCAAAGTCTCCGCTCTCTTATCATCTGCAGAGAAGGTTCGGCTTATATTCGGAAGAAATTTCAGAATCCGAAAGTGCAACGGAGGAACCATTCCGGATCTCGGATAATTTCAAATTTATGAAAGAGTTATGGTCTTACTCAATGGAAAGAACCGAAAAGGACATCCAAAATTCCTTGGACCGGCTTTTTTCTATTTGGGAGAAAAGAGGAAATATCCCGAGAGGAATTTACGGAGATGCGGAATTTTTAACTAAATCGGAAAAGGTGGGGAAAATTTCAGAGGCAGTCTCCGAAATACTTTCGGATACGGAAATTTTATCAGGATTTACCTTCGGAGAATCTCCTAAAAAAGGGAATCTACTTTCTTTGCCTATAATTCCATTAGAAATTTCGAATGGAGCTAAGATCAATTTAACCGGTTTGAAAGAAGATGTTTTTCTAAAAAAGGAAATGGATGGTACCTTCACCCTTATACTTGTATATCCAAACTCTAAGAAAAAGTTTAAGAACTTAATCGAACCTTTTTTAATCCAATCTTTACTGGATCTGATCCCATCCCAAAATATTCCAAGGTCAGTAACTGCGATCTTTGGTTACGGAGATAAACCTGTTATACTAAACATGAATCGAGAAGGAGGAGAAATATATCGTAAAAAATTCCTCTCTGATTTGGTGTATGAATTTTATGACCAATCTATCTCTTTGGTTTCTCCCGGTATCTGGGAAGATTTTCCGGACAGAACGGAAATCGACCTAAACGATCCCCAAAATTTAAACTTACTCTCTCAAGAATACAAAACTTGGGCGCAAGAATCGGTTCAGTACGATCCTGAAATTTATTTGGATGAGATCATCCGACTTCTGCCCTACTCTCAAAATTATATAAGTGAAAAGGATTTTTATCTCTGCTTAAAACTCTATCATCCATTGGAGAAGGTTTTTTATGCAGAAAAATAA